One window of Branchiostoma lanceolatum isolate klBraLanc5 chromosome 6, klBraLanc5.hap2, whole genome shotgun sequence genomic DNA carries:
- the LOC136436514 gene encoding uncharacterized protein, giving the protein MFKKLIGADPELAWKLAGSLLVSELLGNNVVTVSTLENADCFGLATVLVKDQQSFVEKAAHRHASFRAVGKLYDLCVSLPQCIKFGLEPQTDTFWKKPPPGKTLSIGHKSRHEKKKIHMEVKDVVKQAIFLNLRETVRLRDDDEEFGTASSVYVITEVYYATGLDVEVNVDGRKGEFSTDTKIPIAFRYQKYKLEDDGAIGDQLDTNIRKNRTSRLLVKTAFAERLNSRMEAKTQDTVVRMKTPTRENIPIVGEVLPGMVDDKMTSSKRPNSNRAGQAWACPMQGTAHVSYGVETPRLREETVDMAVEDVEEITLTSTSSSFSL; this is encoded by the exons ATGTTTAAGAAGTTGATCGGTGCCGATCCCGAGTTAGCCTGGAAACTTGCTGGATCTCTCCTGGTCTCCGAGCTCCTAGGCAACAACGTGGTCACGGTGTCCACTCTGGAAAACGCAGACTGCTTCGGGCTGGCCACAGTCCTGGTCAAGGATCAGCAGTCCTTCGTGGAAAAGGCTGCCCACCGTCACGCCTCCTTCCGAGCCGTTGGCAAACTGTATGATCTGTGCGTTTCCCTGCCGCAATGTATCAAGTTCGGCCTCGAACCACAAACGGACACGTTCTGGAAGAAGCCTCCGCCCGGGAAGACGCTCTCAATCGGTCACAAATCTCGCCACGAGAAGAAAAAGATACACATGGAGGTCAAAGACGTGGTGAAGCAGGCAATTTTCTTGAACCTGAGGGAGACGGTTAGGTTAAGAGACGACGACGAGGAATTCGGTACAGCGAGCTCCGTGTATGTTATTACAGAGGTGTACTACGCTACAGGCCTGGACGTGGAGGTAAACGTGGACGGGAGAAAAGGCGAGTTTTCCACCGACACTAAGATCCCCATCGCCTTCAGGTACCAGAAGTACAAGCTGGAAGATGACGGTGCAATAGGAGATCAGTTGGACACCAATATCAGGAAAAACAG gACATCCCGTCTGCTGGTCAAAACGGCATTTGCGGAGAGACTAAACAGTAGAATGGAAGCCAAGACGCAGGACACGGTGGTTAGAATGAAGACACCGACACGTGAGAACATACCTATAGTGGGAGAGGTTCTTCCAG GTATGGTTGACGacaaaatgacgtcatcaaaacgCCCCAACAGTAACCGTGCCGGCCAGGCATGGGCGTGTCCCATGCAGGGTACTGCGCATGTCAGCTATGGCGTAGAGACACCAAGGCTCAGAG